From a region of the Mauremys mutica isolate MM-2020 ecotype Southern chromosome 12, ASM2049712v1, whole genome shotgun sequence genome:
- the LOC123345342 gene encoding olfactory receptor 14A16-like: MSNQTTVTEFLLLGFSDVQELQILHFVVFLVLYLISLLGNLLIITAIALDRHLHIPMYFFLMNLSILDLGSISVTIPKSMANSLMNTRSISYSGCVAQVFFFFFFASAHFAILTVMAYDRYVAICQPLHYEMVMNQRACVQMAASAWISGILNSALHTGTTFAMSFCGGNMVDQFFCEIPLLLKLACSDSYHFEVGFLIFSMCLASSCFVFIIVSYVQIFKAVLRIPSKQGRHKAFSTCLPHLLVVSLFLCTSAFAYLKPTSSSTSGLNLMVAVLYSVLPPMMNPIIYSMRNIEIKDALSKWIGWRLFTKNKMSIFLFR, translated from the coding sequence atgtccaaccaaaccaccGTGACTGAAtttcttctcctgggattctctgacgtacaggagctgcagattttacactttgtggtgtttctagtgcTTTACCTGATATCCTTGCTGGGAAAccttctcatcatcacagccaTAGCCCTTGACCGCCACCTTCACATCcctatgtacttcttcctgatgaatctgtccatcctagacctcgggtccatctctgtcaccatccccaaatccatggccaattcCCTTATGAACACAAGATCGATTTCTTATTCTGGATGTGTCGCCCaagtcttttttttcttcttctttgcttCAGCACATTTTGCCATACTGACCGTCATGGCGTATGACCGATACgttgccatctgccaaccactgcactatgagatgGTGATGAACcagagagcttgtgtccaaatggcagccagtgcctggatcagtgGTATTCTCAACTCTGCACTGCACACCGGTACCACGTTTGCAATGTCTttctgtggaggcaacatggtggatcagttcttctgtgaaatccccctgCTACTCAAGCTCGCCTGCTCTGACTCATACCACTTTGAAGTCGGGTTTCTTATCTTTAGTATGTGCTTAGCCTCAAGctgttttgttttcataattgtgtcatatgttcagatcttcaaagcagtgctgagaatcccctctaagcagggccggcataaagccttctccacctgcctccctcacctcctTGTGGTCTCCTTGTTCCTCTGTACTTCTGcctttgcctacctgaaacccacctccagctcaacCTCAGGTCTGAATCTCATGGTAGCTGTTCTCTATTCTGTGTTGCCACCCATGATGAATCCGATTATCTATAGCATGAGAAACATAGAGATCAAAGACGCTCTGAGTAAATGGATAGGTTGGAGG